One stretch of Mangifera indica cultivar Alphonso chromosome 9, CATAS_Mindica_2.1, whole genome shotgun sequence DNA includes these proteins:
- the LOC123224991 gene encoding L-ascorbate peroxidase, cytosolic, which translates to MTKCYPTISAEYQKAVEKCKRKLRGFIADKKCAPLMLRIAWHSAGTFDVKTKTGGPFGTMKHPAELAHGANNGLDIAVRLLEPIKEQFPILSYGDFYQLAGVVAVEVTGGPEIPFHPGREDKPEPPPEGRLPDATKGSDHLREVFGTMGLSDQDIVALSGGHTLGRCHKERSGFEGAWTTNPLIFDNSYFKLLLEGERDDLLQLPSDKALLTDTVFRPLVDKYAADEDAFFADYAEAHLKLSELGFAEA; encoded by the exons ATGACCAAGTGTTACCCGACTATTAGCGCTGAATACCAAAAGGCCGTTGAGAAATGCAAGAGGAAGCTCAGAGGTTTCATTGCCGATAAGAAGTGTGCTCCTCTCATGCTCCGTATCGC ATGGCACTCAGCTGGTACTTTTGATGTGAAGACAAAGACTGGCGGTCCATTCGGGACTATGAAGCATCCTGCTGAGTTGGCTCACGGCGCAAACAATGGTCTCGATATTGCCGTTAGGCTTTTGGAGCCTATCAAGGAGCAGTTCCCTATCCTCAGCTATGGTGACTTCTATCAG TTGGCCGGTGTTGTTGCTGTTGAAGTCACTGGTGGGCCTGAAATCCCCTTCCACCCTGGAAGAGAG GACAAGCCTGAGCCACCTCCGGAAGGACGTCTTCCTGATGCCACCAAGG GCTCTGATCACTTGAGGGAGGTTTTTGGCACCATGGGCCTCTCTGACCAGGACATTGTTGCTCTCTCTGGTGGTCACACCCTG GGTCGGTGTCACAAGGAGAGGTCTGGATTTGAGGGAGCTTGGACTACTAACCCTCTCATCTTTGACAACTCTTACTTCAA GTTACTCTTGGAAGGAGAAAGGGATGACCTTCTGCAATTGCCTTCTGACAAGGCCCTTCTGACTGATACTGTTTTCCGTCCATTGGTCGATAAATATGCGGCG GATGAGGATGCATTCTTTGCTGATTACGCTGAAGCCCATCTCAAGCTCTCTGAACTCGG ATTTGCGGAGGCATAA
- the LOC123226291 gene encoding uncharacterized protein LOC123226291, with protein MASTTGTPGTLRQLKIYHNIYRIAYDRLLFGVDLPPKIGCKYLAFWHWLECMGYYNFVNNSLHLPPWLFLELLRETETCIEFLNRESFSLVDERWLPLSCCVGGRTLTLGVVYENKFHAKRHIKDFKRNLSKRILDDISPRTSSAVSNGEIVQVQDNQQANHGSHGYLNVADNNTLFATFSKGHPITYQELEEFFTRKYGECIENIYISELFARVVVTSPEYVERILGVTDILQSNIQGKDVRIRRFIPRGPPPTPI; from the exons ATGGCTTCTACCACTGGAACGCCTGGCACTCTCCGACAACTCAAGATTTATCACAATATTTACCGCATAGCCTATGATCGTTTACTGTTCGGCGTGGATTTGCCGCCTAAAATCGGCTGCAAATATTTGGCCTTCTGGCATTGGCTCGAATGTATGGGCTACTATAATTTTGTCAACAATTCACTGCACTTACCTCCTTGGTTGTTTCTTGAATTATTACGCGAGACTGAAACGTGTatagaatttttaaatagaGAGTCTTTTTCTCTTGTTGATGAGAGATGGCTTCCGCTAAGCTGTTGTGTCGGTGGGAGGACTCTCACTTTGGGAGTTGTTTATGAGAACAAATTTCATGCTAAAAGACACATTAAGGACTTTAAACGGAATTTATCCAAGCGGATTTTAGATGACATTAGTCCAAGAACAAGCTCGGCCGTCTCTAATGGCGAAATTGTTCAAGTGCAAGATAATCAACAAGCTAATCATGGCAGCCACGGCTATCTGAATGTTGCTGATAATAATACTCTCTTTGCAACTTTCTCAAAGGGCCATCCCATTACATATCAAGAACTTGAAGAGTTCTTCACCAG GAAATATGGAGAGTGtattgagaatatatatatcagCGAATTGTTTGCTCGCGTGGTGGTAACTTCCCCAGAATATGTTGAGAGGATTCTTGGAGTGACAGATATATTGCAGTCCAATATCCAAGGAAAAGATGTAAGAATAAGACGCTTTATCCCAAGAGGCCCACCACCAACGCCAAtctaa
- the LOC123226292 gene encoding uncharacterized protein LOC123226292 — MPKIPVRKQDPSVHTATVKTIIEGVSNIKQNQNVQQAVSFQRNIGLRCSSNNSKTARSNARSGLQPSKSVVVKSSVQQAKRNVASSARKTQSSNNSQHSFVTKANDASEINPGPALPASGNLSYNHESNEIATSFPPKFPSTGGSMQHSQVQTAKPSGLRMPSPSLGFFNQSKVSSSHNILQRSNKACNVPESNIPNLRKFDAFNVIREKPIPAPGKMPDIVSGLTSSANKGVPGSVTESNRHSDSLEKTESNLPGNATQKVELNAPSNFNSFDTVNNEQSFHIYNDTNQKSLKTGEQRTYEKNSPAVDSELQCSDDRLLLRSAQSDQFMKDDAKERVASICPMNIEMTEPKLENAHITSQLDLAVQVQGVFETTDFIDSKCEENKVCHVSIKDHRSSSQSQSGDVHGAVSESQSGKANVYSIEGLSKQHDDLLSCANEENMKQADETMPSTRQVEQIKSESPSPWTNNGTFSRESRSLEFQKCTGTEIANSSTECIAATDNFCKKSQLQSANVSLSAGTGKVVLGSSAFDNMVVDENETIIDADGIELNSSRALCSKQLTWPDSGCDMAVEDPCEDNIKSCFIDTEFMPDIKHHGQTPSGISEMLDKYQEADVFTNGSIEVPDVHSDSGYYSGCEMGNFQCITSQPSTSEEVMGSSEVNDTVPAMQVEGYSMTDEINKHKHVEDKHLNLPLNSNCSDSELRPGDEISYCQQYMSPVQNNQLNYKHVVNNLSIEGKQISEAYDKLLFEDYKPFAEFRESNASKVADVSLYAKSCFDREVEISALFQHVYAKQTNEELAGVGDTIKNTSSGHTEHNESDPVAAQVSLDDHGLSLDDKVIVNNCSSEELQEMNVLGSIVDVVLEHTDACENELSSVVCTQAPPAAKNDGVDEDQKVEYPSEENKVLGSAEIEPLVKNPECYTDTKFWNNEELSSPTWSLTCGVSLKMNEVQNSGTANTCESKAFCSQNKESKFSANTYQRVSIVENIFHILKHDSLPEEASISQNSDRSVGELQHELEDVKYATDNATMSLTGSISEDVNVNTVKITVFPEEVTICENNDDSGGEMQHESEDATMSLTGNDLQEVYVNSMASDNLPEEDETIITQKDGSPNNETQHALDDAIHAIKDKDTAELLKNSGIDRKQDTSMIKPPPHAVPFSDEWLAAFEAAGEEILTLKSGAVQHSPQDKTQPEPGPWSPVKRKNNQGIGPFDCTKFTNIPPPS; from the exons ATGCCAAAGATACCAGTCCGAAAACAAGATCCCTCTGTTCATACTGCAACTGTTAAAACCATTATTGAGGGAGTCAGCAACATAAAGCAGAATCAGAATGTTCAACAAG CAGTCAGTTTTCAAAGAAACATTGGACTAAGGTGTTCCTCAAACAATTCTAAAACTGCCCGAAGTAATGCCAGATCTGGTTTGCAACCCAGCAAATCGGTAGTTGTGAAATCTTCTGTTCAACAGGCTAAAAGAAATGTG GCCAGCTCAGCACGGAAAACCCAGTCGTCAAACAATTCACAGCATTCTTTTGTCACCAAAGCTAATGATGCCTCAGAGATCAACCCAGGTCCAGCTCTTCCAGCTTCTGGGAATTTATCATACAACCATGAGAGTAATGAAATTGCGACTTCTTTTCCACCAAAGTTTCCCAGTACTGGTGGAAGCATGCAACATTCACAAGTACAAACTGCAAAGCCATCAGGTTTGCGGATGCCATCACCATCATTGGGATTTTTTAATCAG tcaaaagtttcttcttCACATAACATATTACAGAGAAGTAATAAAGCTTGCAATGTTCCCGAATCAAACATTCCTAATTTGAGGAAATTTGATGCCTTCAATGTTATCCGTGAGAAGCCCATTCCTGCCCCTGGGAAGATGCCTGACATTGTAAGTGGTCTGACATCAAGTGCAAATAAGGGAGTCCCAGGTTCAGTTACAGAATCTAATCGTCATTCTGATTCACTTGAAAAGACAGAATCCAACTTGCCTGGAAATGCTACTCAAAAGGTGGAACTTAATGCGCCATCTAACTTTAACAGTTTTGACACTGTAAATAATGAGCAAAGTTTTCATATATACAATGACACTAACCAGAAATCGCTGAAAACGGGGGAACAAAGAACATATGAGAAGAATTCTCCTGCAGTGGATAGTGAACTACAGTGTAGCGATGATAGATTGCTCTTACGAAGTGCACAATCTGATCAATTCATGAAAGATGATGCCAAAGAGAGAGTAGCTAGTATTTGCCCAATGAATATAGAAATGACTGAGCCCAAATTGGAGAATGCTCATATTACGTCCCAACTTGACCTGGCAGTGCAAGTTCAAGGTGTTTTTGAGACAACGGATTTTATTGACAGCAAATGTGAGGAGAACAAAGTATGTCATGTGTCAATTAAGGATCACAGGTCCTCTTCACAGTCACAATCTGGAGACGTCCATGGTGCTGTTTCAGAGTCACAATCTGGAAAAGCCAATGTTTATAGTATTGAGGGTCTTTCAAAACAGCATGATGATTTGTTAAGCTGTGCAAATGAAGAAAACATGAAACAAGCTGATGAGACAATGCCTTCCACCCGTCAGGTAGAACAGATTAAAAGTGAAAGTCCAAGTCCATGGACAAACAATGGCACATTTTCACGGGAGAGTAGATCCTTAGAGTTTCAGAAGTGCACTGGTACGGAGATTGCTAATTCCAGTACAGAATGCATTGCTGCAACTGATAACTTCTGTAAAAAATCACAGTTGCAGTCTGCCAATGTCAGTCTATCAGCTGGAACGGGAAAAGTTGTTTTGGGCTCTTCAGCCTTTGATAATATGGTTGttgatgaaaatgaaaccaTAATTGATGCTGATGGAATTGAATTGAATAGTTCCCGTGCTCTTTGTTCAAAACAACTGACATGGCCTGACAGTGGCTGTGATATGGCGGTAGAGGACCCATGTGAAGACAATATCAAGTCATGTTTTATTGATACAGAATTCATGCCTGATATCAAACATCATGGTCAAACTCCTTCTGGCATATCAGAAATGTTGGATAAATATCAAGAAGCAGATGTTTTTACTAATGGCAGCATTGAAGTCCCTGATGTTCATTCAGACAGTGGATATTACAGTGGTTGTGAAATGGGAAATTTTCAGTGTATAACATCCCAGCCCAGCACTTCAGAGGAAGTTATGGGTAGTTCAGAGGTAAATGATACAGTTCCTGCTATGCAAGTTGAGGGTTATTCCATGACagatgaaataaataaacacaaacATGTAGAAGACAAACACTTGAATTTACCACTAAACAGTAATTGTTCTGACTCTGAATTACGGCCTGGAGATGAAATTAGTTATTGTCAGCAATATATGTCACCAGTGCAAAATAATCAGCTGAATTACAAGCATGTTGTCAACAATCTGTCCATAGAGGGGAAGCAGATTTCAGAGGCATATGACAAACTTTTATTTGAGGACTACAAGCCTTTTGCAGAATTCAGAGAATCCAATGCTAGTAAAGTTGCAGATGTGAGTCTGTACGCCAAAAGTTGCTTTGATAGAGAAGTGGAAATTTCTGCTCTTTTTCAACATGTATATGCAAAGCAAACAAATGAAGAACTTGCTGGAGTTGGTGATACAATTAAGAATACATCTAGTGGGCACACTGAACATAATGAGTCTGACCCTGTAGCTGCACAAGTTTCTTTGGATGACCATGGATTGAGTTTGGATGACAAGGTGATTGTAAACAACTGTTCTTCTGAAGAGTTGCAGGAGATGAATGTGCTTGGAAGCATAGTGGATGTTGTTTTAGAGCAcactgatgcttgtgaaaatgAATTAAGTTCTGTTGTCTGTACTCAGGCACCCCCTGCAGCTAAGAATGATGGTGTTGATGAGGACCAGAAGGTGGAGTACCCGTCTGAGGAGAATAAAGTGTTAGGTTCTGCTGAGATCGAACCATTGGTCAAAAATCCTGAGTGTTATACTGATACAAAGTTCTGGAATAATGAAGAACTTAGTTCTCCTACCTGGTCATTGACTTGTGGTGTCTCTTTGAAAATGAATGAAGTTCAAAATTCAGGAACAGCAAATACTTGTGAATCTAAAGCATTTTGTTCACAGAACAAAGAATCTAAGTTTTCAGCTAATACATATCAGAGGGTATCAattgtagaaaatatatttcacaTATTGAAGCATGATTCTTTGCCAGAGGAAGCCAGTATATCCCAAAACAGTGACAGATCTGTAGGTGAACTGCAGCATGAGCTAGAAGATGTCAAGTATGCCACAGACAATGCAACAATGTCATTAACAGGAAGCATCTCTGAGGATGTAAATGTTAATACAGTGAAGATCACTGTTTTTCCAGAAGAAGTTACTATTTGTGAAAATAATGACGATTCTGGTGGTGAAATGCAGCATGAGTCAGAAGATGCAACAATGTCATTAACTGGGAACGACTTGCAGGAAGTATATGTTAATTCAATGGCAAGTGACAATTTGCCTGAGGAAGATGAAACTATTATCACTCAAAAGGATGGCAGTCCTAACAATGAAACGCAGCATGCTTTAGATGATGCCATACATGCCATAAAAGATAAGGATACAGCAGAACTTCT TAAGAACTCTGGGATTGACAGGAAGCAAGATACTTCAATGATAAAACCTCCACCACATGCTGTTCCGTTTTCCGATGAGTGGTTAGCTGCATTTGAAGCTGCTGGAGAG GAAATTCTAACCTTGAAAAGTGGTGCTGTACAGCATTCACCCCAAGACAAGACTCAACCTGAACCTGGTCCATGGTCCCCG GTGAAGCGGAAGAACAATCAAGGCATTGGGCCATTTGACTGTACAAAATTTACCAACATACCTCCTCCTTCCTAA
- the LOC123224705 gene encoding uncharacterized protein LOC123224705, whose product MESDDLSFLEISGEDDSLLPLQKILNDNATSFDKTYFTCSPLLIPRSKRSVHPPSPLVSPIAGVTSKENEENLSLSSHSDSVNEGNTSLNKPEVPKLSIEPQQMKRKKKGGGYNLRKSLAWNQAFFTEEGVLDPWELSLISGDIGKSSGPLLPVIDEDRSESLVAESEDLTALEENLYKELPASTIKEDRKCGSTSLPKKGASTGVNCIVASTSAAKQKVLSAQDVNRCGSKRSGCPRPAASSTYPFDDIIQYSGRVLWFLEIY is encoded by the exons ATGGAATCGGATGACTTGTCGTTTCTAGAGATCTCCGGAGAAGATGATTCGCTGTTGCCGCTGCAAAAGATCCTTAATGACAACGCGACAAGTTTCGATAAGACCTATTTCACTTGTTCGCCTCTGCTAATCCCCAGATCTAAGCGTTCCGTTCATCCCCCCTCGCCTCTTGTTTCTCCAATTG CAGGAGTGACGAGCAAGGAGAATGAAGAAAATCTAAGTTTATCATCACATAGTGATAGTGTTAATGAAGGGAATACAAGCTTAAACAAACCGGAAGTGCCAAAACTCAGTATAGAGCCCCAGCaaatgaagaggaagaagaagggtGGAGGGTACAATTTGCGCAAAAGCTTAGCATGGAACCAAGCTTTCTTTACTGAAGAAG GTGTTTTGGATCCTTGGGAGTTGTCTTTAATTAGTGGTGACATTGGTAAGTCTAGTGGGCCGCTGTTGCCAGTTATTGATGAAGATCGGAGCGAATCATTGGTGGCTGAATCAGAAGATCTGACAGCTCTTGAAGAAAATTTGTATAAGGAGTTGCCAGCAAGTACTATAAAGGAGGATAGAAAGTGTGGCAGTACATCATTGCCAAAGAAGGGTGCATCCACTGGAGTTAATTGTATTGTAGCATCAACTTCAGCG GCTAAGCAAAAGGTGCTTTCAGCTCAAGATGTTAATAGATGTGGATCTAAACGCAGTGGTTGCCCAAGACCTGCGGCTTCATCTACATATCCTTTTGATGACATCATACAATATAGTGGGAGAGTTTTGTGGTTTTTAGAAATTTACTAG
- the LOC123226048 gene encoding V-type proton ATPase subunit a1-like isoform X1: MERFIDNLPPMDLMRSEKMTFVQLIIPVESAHRAVSYIGELGLLQFRDLNADKSPFQRIFVNQVKRCGEMSRKLRFLKEQINKAGLLSSVHPVSGPDVELEELEMQLAEHEHELIEMNSNSEKLRQTYNELLEFKMVLQKAGGFLVSSNGHAVSEELELTESVYSSSGYTETASLLEQEINPGPSNQSGLRFISGIICKSKIQRFERMLFRATRGNMLFNQAPADEECVDHLTTETVEKTIFVVFFSGERARMKILKICEAFGANCYPVPEDITKQRQIIREVLSRLSELEATLAAGILHRNKALTSIGFHLTKWMNMVRREKAVYDTLNMLNFDVTKQCLVGEGWCPIFAKDQIQEVLRRATFDSSSQVGIIFHAMDVLESPPTHFRTNHFTNAFQEIVDAYGVARYQEANPAIYTVITFPFLFAVMFGDWGHGICLLLGALVLIARERRLKTQKLGSFMEMLFGGRYVLLLMSLFSIYCGLIYNEFFSVPFYIFGGSAYKCRDKTCSDAHLAGLVKYRDPYPFGVDPKWRGSRSELPFLNSLKMKMSILLGVAQMNLGIILSYFNARFFGSSLDIRYQFVPQMIFLNSLFGYLSLLIVIKWCTGSQADLYHVMIYMFLSPTDNLGENQLFWGQRPLQIVLLLLALIAVPWMLFPKPFILRKQHLERFQGRTYGILGTSEMDLEVEPGSARHHEEFNFSEIFVHQMIHSIEFVLGAVSNTASYLRLWALSLAHSELSTVFYEKVLLLAWGYDNLVVRLIGLAVFAFATAFILLMMETLSAFLHALRLHWVEFQNKFYHGDGYKFRPFSFASIKDDED; this comes from the exons ATGGAGCGGTTCATTGACAATTTGCCGCCTATGGATTTGATGCGGTCGGAGAAGATGACCTTTGTACAGCTCATCATTCCAGTTGAGTCTGCTCATCGAGCCGTCTCGTATATCGGCGAACTCGGTCTCTTGCAGTTTCGTGAC TTAAATGCTGATAAAAGCCCTTTCCAGCGAATATTTGTTAATCAG gtAAAGCGATGTGGAGAGATGTCAAGAAAGCTGCGATTTTTAAAGGAACAAATCAATAAAGCTGGTCTTCTATCTTCTGTCCATCCTGTTTCAGGACCTGATGTTGAGTTGGAGGAATTAGAG ATGCAACTAGCTGAGCACGAACATGAGCTAATTGAAATGAACTCTAATAGTGAGAAACTTCGACAAACGTATAATGAGCTCCTTGAGTTCAAAATGGTCTTGCAAAAG GCTGGTGGCTTTCTTGTATCAAGCAATGGTCATGCCGTTTCCGAGGAACTGGAATTAACTGAGAGTGTGTACTCAAGCAGTGGTTATACTGAGACAGCTTCATTACTTGAACAG GAGATAAATCCTGGGCCATCAAACCAGTCTGGTCTAAGATTTATCAGTGGGATTATTTGCAAGTcaaaaattcaaagatttgaGAGAATGTTGTTTCGTGCTACAAGGGGCAATATGCTTTTCAATCAGGCACCAGCTGATGAAGAGTGTGTGGATCATCTAACCACTGAAAcg GTTGAGAAGACCATATTCGTAGTATTTTTCTCCGGGGAGCGAGCAAGAatgaagattttaaaaatttgcgAAGCTTTTGGGGCAAATTGTTATCCTGTACCTGAAGACATAACTAAACAGAGGCAAATAATTAGAGAA GTTTTATCTCGTCTTTCTGAGCTTGAAGCCACGCTGGCAGCAGGCATACTCCACCGAAATAAAGCCCTCACTTCCATTGGATTCCATCTTACAAAATGGATGAATATG GTAAGAAGGGAAAAGGCTGTATATGATACACTGAATATGCTGAATTTTGATGTTACAAAACAATGTCTTGTGGGAGAAGGCTGGTGCCCTATATTTGCGAAAGATCAG ATTCAGGAGGTGCTCCGACGTGCAACTTTTGATAGCAGTTCTCAAGTTGGCATAATATTTCATGCTATGGATGTTTTGGAATCACCTCCAACACATTTTAGAACAAACCATTTCACAAATGCATTTCAAGAAATTGTTGATGCTTATGG TGTTGCTAGATATCAAGAAGCAAATCCTGCAATATACACTGTCATtacatttccttttctttttgcgGTGATGTTTGGGGATTGGGGTCATGGAATATGCTTATTGTTGGGAGCATTAGTTCTTATAGCTCGGGAAAGGAGGCTTAAGACTCAG AAACTTGGAAGCTTTATGGAAATGCTATTTGGTGGGCGCTATGTACTCCTTTTGATGTCTCTTTTCTCGATTTACTGTGGGCTGATTTACAACGAATTCTTCTCTGTTCCTTTTTACATATTTGGTGGGTCTGCTTACAAATGCCGAGATAAAACTTGCAG TGATGCACACTTAGCTGGCTTAGTTAAATATCGAGATCCATATCCATTTGGCGTTGATCCAAAATGGCGTGGAAGTCGATCAGAGCTTCCTTTCCtaaattctcttaaaatgaAGATGTCTATTTTGTTGGGTGTGGCCCAGATGAACCTAGGTATTATATTGAGTTACTTCAATGCACGCTTTTTTGGAAGTTCACTGGATATAAG GTATCAATTTGTGCCACAGATGATCTTTCTTAACAGTCTCTTTGGGTATCTTTCACTTCTTATTGTTATCAAGTGGTGCACTGGTTCTCAGGCAGACCTTTATCATGTAATGATATACATGTTTTTGAGTCCCACAGACAACCTTGGTGAGAATCAATTGTTTTGGGGCCAGAGACCACTTCAG ATAGTATTGTTGCTTTTGGCTTTAATTGCAGTTCCATGGATGCTCTTTCCAAAACCTTTTATTTTAAGAAAGCAACATTTGGAG AGATTTCAAGGCCGCACCTATGGGATACTTGGCACCTCTGAGATGGATCTTGAGGTTGAACCTGGTTCTGCACGACATCATGAGGAATTCAATTTTAGTGAAATATTTGTGCACCAAATGATACATTCCATTGAGTTTGTTCTTGGTGCAGTCTCAAACACAGCATCATACCTTCGACTGTGGGCTTTAAG CTTGGCACACTCTGAACTATCTACTGTCTTCTATGAGAAAGTCCTCCTCCTTGCCTGGGG GTATGACAACCTTGTTGTCCGGTTAATAGGTCTGGCAGTTTTTGCCTTTGCCACTGCTTTCATATTGCTCATGATGGAGACTCTCAGTGCTTTTTTACATGCGCTGCGTCTTCACTGGGTGGAATTTCAGAACAAGTTCTACCATGGGGATGGCTATAAGTTCAGACCCTTCTCTTTTGCTTCAATAAAAGACGATGAGGATTAG
- the LOC123226048 gene encoding V-type proton ATPase subunit a1-like isoform X2, whose translation MSRKLRFLKEQINKAGLLSSVHPVSGPDVELEELEMQLAEHEHELIEMNSNSEKLRQTYNELLEFKMVLQKAGGFLVSSNGHAVSEELELTESVYSSSGYTETASLLEQEINPGPSNQSGLRFISGIICKSKIQRFERMLFRATRGNMLFNQAPADEECVDHLTTETVEKTIFVVFFSGERARMKILKICEAFGANCYPVPEDITKQRQIIREVLSRLSELEATLAAGILHRNKALTSIGFHLTKWMNMVRREKAVYDTLNMLNFDVTKQCLVGEGWCPIFAKDQIQEVLRRATFDSSSQVGIIFHAMDVLESPPTHFRTNHFTNAFQEIVDAYGVARYQEANPAIYTVITFPFLFAVMFGDWGHGICLLLGALVLIARERRLKTQKLGSFMEMLFGGRYVLLLMSLFSIYCGLIYNEFFSVPFYIFGGSAYKCRDKTCSDAHLAGLVKYRDPYPFGVDPKWRGSRSELPFLNSLKMKMSILLGVAQMNLGIILSYFNARFFGSSLDIRYQFVPQMIFLNSLFGYLSLLIVIKWCTGSQADLYHVMIYMFLSPTDNLGENQLFWGQRPLQIVLLLLALIAVPWMLFPKPFILRKQHLERFQGRTYGILGTSEMDLEVEPGSARHHEEFNFSEIFVHQMIHSIEFVLGAVSNTASYLRLWALSLAHSELSTVFYEKVLLLAWGYDNLVVRLIGLAVFAFATAFILLMMETLSAFLHALRLHWVEFQNKFYHGDGYKFRPFSFASIKDDED comes from the exons ATGTCAAGAAAGCTGCGATTTTTAAAGGAACAAATCAATAAAGCTGGTCTTCTATCTTCTGTCCATCCTGTTTCAGGACCTGATGTTGAGTTGGAGGAATTAGAG ATGCAACTAGCTGAGCACGAACATGAGCTAATTGAAATGAACTCTAATAGTGAGAAACTTCGACAAACGTATAATGAGCTCCTTGAGTTCAAAATGGTCTTGCAAAAG GCTGGTGGCTTTCTTGTATCAAGCAATGGTCATGCCGTTTCCGAGGAACTGGAATTAACTGAGAGTGTGTACTCAAGCAGTGGTTATACTGAGACAGCTTCATTACTTGAACAG GAGATAAATCCTGGGCCATCAAACCAGTCTGGTCTAAGATTTATCAGTGGGATTATTTGCAAGTcaaaaattcaaagatttgaGAGAATGTTGTTTCGTGCTACAAGGGGCAATATGCTTTTCAATCAGGCACCAGCTGATGAAGAGTGTGTGGATCATCTAACCACTGAAAcg GTTGAGAAGACCATATTCGTAGTATTTTTCTCCGGGGAGCGAGCAAGAatgaagattttaaaaatttgcgAAGCTTTTGGGGCAAATTGTTATCCTGTACCTGAAGACATAACTAAACAGAGGCAAATAATTAGAGAA GTTTTATCTCGTCTTTCTGAGCTTGAAGCCACGCTGGCAGCAGGCATACTCCACCGAAATAAAGCCCTCACTTCCATTGGATTCCATCTTACAAAATGGATGAATATG GTAAGAAGGGAAAAGGCTGTATATGATACACTGAATATGCTGAATTTTGATGTTACAAAACAATGTCTTGTGGGAGAAGGCTGGTGCCCTATATTTGCGAAAGATCAG ATTCAGGAGGTGCTCCGACGTGCAACTTTTGATAGCAGTTCTCAAGTTGGCATAATATTTCATGCTATGGATGTTTTGGAATCACCTCCAACACATTTTAGAACAAACCATTTCACAAATGCATTTCAAGAAATTGTTGATGCTTATGG TGTTGCTAGATATCAAGAAGCAAATCCTGCAATATACACTGTCATtacatttccttttctttttgcgGTGATGTTTGGGGATTGGGGTCATGGAATATGCTTATTGTTGGGAGCATTAGTTCTTATAGCTCGGGAAAGGAGGCTTAAGACTCAG AAACTTGGAAGCTTTATGGAAATGCTATTTGGTGGGCGCTATGTACTCCTTTTGATGTCTCTTTTCTCGATTTACTGTGGGCTGATTTACAACGAATTCTTCTCTGTTCCTTTTTACATATTTGGTGGGTCTGCTTACAAATGCCGAGATAAAACTTGCAG TGATGCACACTTAGCTGGCTTAGTTAAATATCGAGATCCATATCCATTTGGCGTTGATCCAAAATGGCGTGGAAGTCGATCAGAGCTTCCTTTCCtaaattctcttaaaatgaAGATGTCTATTTTGTTGGGTGTGGCCCAGATGAACCTAGGTATTATATTGAGTTACTTCAATGCACGCTTTTTTGGAAGTTCACTGGATATAAG GTATCAATTTGTGCCACAGATGATCTTTCTTAACAGTCTCTTTGGGTATCTTTCACTTCTTATTGTTATCAAGTGGTGCACTGGTTCTCAGGCAGACCTTTATCATGTAATGATATACATGTTTTTGAGTCCCACAGACAACCTTGGTGAGAATCAATTGTTTTGGGGCCAGAGACCACTTCAG ATAGTATTGTTGCTTTTGGCTTTAATTGCAGTTCCATGGATGCTCTTTCCAAAACCTTTTATTTTAAGAAAGCAACATTTGGAG AGATTTCAAGGCCGCACCTATGGGATACTTGGCACCTCTGAGATGGATCTTGAGGTTGAACCTGGTTCTGCACGACATCATGAGGAATTCAATTTTAGTGAAATATTTGTGCACCAAATGATACATTCCATTGAGTTTGTTCTTGGTGCAGTCTCAAACACAGCATCATACCTTCGACTGTGGGCTTTAAG CTTGGCACACTCTGAACTATCTACTGTCTTCTATGAGAAAGTCCTCCTCCTTGCCTGGGG GTATGACAACCTTGTTGTCCGGTTAATAGGTCTGGCAGTTTTTGCCTTTGCCACTGCTTTCATATTGCTCATGATGGAGACTCTCAGTGCTTTTTTACATGCGCTGCGTCTTCACTGGGTGGAATTTCAGAACAAGTTCTACCATGGGGATGGCTATAAGTTCAGACCCTTCTCTTTTGCTTCAATAAAAGACGATGAGGATTAG